In the genome of Blastocatellia bacterium, one region contains:
- a CDS encoding tetratricopeptide repeat protein: MPNEQYLILNENDDDEDNDEIARDAKDLFSSSLYYISCGDWTNARAAAAEARDLFDELHFVKESAEARLIMGFIDYELGDFKTALPMLASAQQQFSSVGCKDQQFATLYLLAYCHLGLEKPSKAIYTLKLAQSIIKATPQILESENSLNSFLPDLKKVSDSINSMLEDLLSKHPEN; this comes from the coding sequence ATGCCTAATGAACAATACCTAATATTAAATGAAAATGATGATGACGAAGATAATGACGAAATAGCTAGAGATGCAAAAGATTTATTTAGCTCTTCACTTTATTATATTAGTTGTGGTGATTGGACAAATGCACGTGCTGCTGCTGCTGAAGCAAGAGATTTATTTGATGAGTTACATTTTGTTAAAGAAAGTGCTGAGGCTCGTTTAATAATGGGGTTTATTGATTATGAATTAGGAGATTTTAAGACTGCTTTGCCAATGCTAGCTTCGGCCCAACAGCAATTTAGCTCTGTGGGTTGTAAAGACCAGCAATTTGCTACTCTTTATTTACTAGCTTATTGTCACTTAGGGCTTGAAAAGCCTAGTAAAGCTATTTACACATTAAAACTAGCTCAAAGCATAATCAAAGCTACCCCGCAAATCTTAGAATCAGAAAATTCATTAAATAGCTTTTTACCAGATCTAAAAAAAGTTAGTGATTCAATCAATTCAATGCTAGAAGATTTACTAAGCAAGCATCCAGAAAATTAA
- a CDS encoding DegT/DnrJ/EryC1/StrS family aminotransferase, which yields MSAVESVFESQYFVLGKEGIALEKELANYCQTDFAIGCASGSDALLLALMAIDIKPGDEVITTPFTFFATAGSIARLGAKPVFIDIDPDTFNLDPKLITEKITEKTRAIIPVHLFGQCAEMDEILAIAENHNLAVIEDAAQAIGSEYKGRQAGSLGLISCLSFFPTKNLGAAGDGGMMLTNNAELAEKLKILRVHGSNPKYYYRTLGINSRLDELQAAVLRVKLKYLESWTKSRQENAAYYDKLFATYNLKQVKTPKVLPYCRHTFHQYTICVSDRNNLMNYLKENGITTEIYYPLALHEQDCFAYLGQSSLPESEKAAATVLSLPIYAELTREQLDYIVSKIAKFYGEN from the coding sequence ATGTCAGCCGTAGAATCTGTTTTTGAAAGCCAATACTTTGTTTTAGGAAAAGAAGGTATAGCCTTAGAAAAAGAACTTGCTAACTACTGTCAAACAGATTTTGCTATTGGATGTGCTTCTGGTTCAGATGCTCTGCTACTAGCTTTAATGGCAATTGATATAAAGCCAGGTGATGAAGTAATTACAACACCTTTTACTTTTTTTGCTACGGCTGGCTCAATTGCTAGATTAGGTGCAAAACCTGTTTTTATTGATATTGATCCAGATACTTTTAACTTAGACCCTAAGTTAATTACAGAAAAAATCACAGAAAAAACCCGTGCTATAATCCCTGTGCATCTTTTTGGTCAATGTGCTGAAATGGACGAAATCCTAGCTATAGCTGAAAATCATAATTTAGCAGTCATTGAAGATGCTGCTCAAGCAATTGGTTCAGAATACAAAGGCCGTCAAGCGGGTTCTTTAGGTCTAATTAGTTGTTTAAGCTTCTTTCCTACTAAAAATCTTGGTGCTGCTGGTGATGGCGGTATGATGCTTACAAATAACGCAGAACTAGCAGAAAAACTAAAAATTTTACGTGTACACGGAAGTAATCCTAAGTATTACTATAGAACGCTAGGTATTAATAGTAGACTAGATGAGCTTCAAGCGGCAGTTTTAAGAGTTAAACTTAAGTATTTAGAAAGTTGGACAAAATCCCGCCAAGAAAATGCTGCTTACTATGATAAGTTATTTGCTACATATAACTTAAAACAAGTTAAAACGCCTAAAGTGCTTCCCTACTGTCGTCATACTTTCCATCAATATACTATTTGCGTTTCTGATAGAAATAATTTAATGAATTACTTAAAAGAAAATGGTATTACAACAGAAATTTATTATCCATTAGCACTACACGAGCAAGATTGTTTTGCTTATTTAGGCCAAAGCTCACTACCTGAGTCAGAAAAGGCTGCTGCTACAGTTTTATCACTACCAATTTATGCAGAATTAACTAGAGAGCAACTTGATTATATAGTTTCAAAAATTGCTAAATTTTATGGAGAAAATTAA
- a CDS encoding ABC transporter ATP-binding protein → MKTVIEIDKLSKDYMVGFWRPKPQRALDNLSIQVYEGEIFGFLGGNGAGKTTTLKILMSLIFSTTGTAKILDRPLDDINMRKHIGYLPEAPYFYDYLTAREFLTYCGKIFSLSNQECKNRISSLLKLVDLEFAADRQLRKFSKGMLQRIGIAQALVNDPKIVFMDEPMSGLDPIGRREVRDIIRSLREQGKTVFFSTHILSDVEVLCDRVSILKKGKLVGYGKLSDLQDQRDSTLEVVVQGIKSTDISSFQEKAKKIIETSSGIQIHIQDESYIDAVLALIRQHKGRLVSINPVKPALEDFFVKDSSSENVKERVEI, encoded by the coding sequence GTGAAAACTGTAATAGAGATTGATAAGTTAAGCAAAGATTATATGGTAGGCTTTTGGCGACCTAAACCACAAAGAGCATTAGATAACTTAAGCATTCAAGTTTATGAAGGAGAAATCTTTGGCTTTCTTGGAGGCAATGGAGCAGGTAAAACCACTACATTAAAAATATTAATGAGCCTTATTTTTTCTACTACTGGAACAGCTAAAATTTTAGATCGTCCACTTGATGATATAAACATGCGTAAACACATAGGTTATTTACCTGAAGCTCCTTACTTTTATGACTACTTAACTGCACGTGAATTTCTTACTTATTGCGGAAAAATTTTTTCTCTCTCCAACCAAGAATGTAAAAATAGAATTAGTAGTCTGCTTAAGTTAGTTGATTTAGAATTTGCAGCAGATAGGCAATTACGTAAATTTTCTAAAGGTATGTTACAAAGAATAGGTATTGCTCAAGCACTTGTCAACGATCCAAAAATAGTTTTTATGGATGAGCCAATGTCTGGATTAGATCCTATTGGTCGTCGAGAGGTACGCGATATTATTCGCTCACTTCGTGAACAAGGAAAAACTGTGTTTTTTTCTACTCATATTCTTTCTGATGTTGAAGTTTTATGTGATCGTGTATCTATTTTAAAGAAAGGTAAGCTAGTTGGTTATGGTAAACTTTCTGATCTACAAGACCAGCGTGATTCTACCTTAGAAGTAGTAGTCCAGGGAATTAAATCTACAGATATTTCATCTTTTCAAGAAAAGGCAAAAAAAATAATAGAAACATCTAGTGGAATCCAAATCCATATCCAAGATGAAAGCTATATTGATGCAGTATTAGCATTGATAAGACAACATAAAGGAAGGTTAGTCTCTATTAATCCTGTAAAACCAGCACTAGAAGATTTTTTTGTTAAAGATAGCAGTTCAGAAAATGTTAAGGAACGTGTAGAAATATAA
- a CDS encoding thermonuclease family protein, translated as MTKFYSLVSSLFLFLLFLLMPQLAQAAEYKIVIRVVSGDTIIVDGGQAVRLIGVLSPQNDEYYAKETRQFLITQLLGQEVDLLDDNKNAITAHRDEYGRRLAYVYRVSDNYFVNGDLIRRGFCFYSNKYIQKNATDFLIYQQNARKQQVGVWQKTFSSPAEQAEIEKRPYQEPAFEFKPEYKNADIRVEILWAKKADPRVKITRSAEEAKFLGSLYTDPQLSEGKTPLLVQLRKNFALELTKYFQKQNVNLTIETVGDLAETLKFLADGMEQSDADQFCALPINKELFAGLEFKEVIFTNGSNFSYTYLVEQ; from the coding sequence ATGACTAAGTTTTATTCATTAGTATCATCATTATTTCTATTTTTATTATTTCTATTAATGCCGCAATTAGCTCAAGCGGCTGAATATAAAATTGTTATTAGAGTAGTTAGCGGCGATACAATTATTGTAGATGGTGGTCAAGCCGTTCGTTTAATTGGTGTGCTATCACCTCAAAATGATGAATATTATGCTAAAGAAACCCGTCAATTTCTAATAACACAACTACTTGGTCAAGAAGTAGATTTACTAGATGACAATAAAAATGCTATTACTGCTCACCGGGATGAGTATGGACGTAGATTAGCTTATGTTTACCGAGTTTCAGACAATTACTTTGTTAATGGAGATTTAATTAGGCGGGGATTTTGCTTTTACTCAAATAAATATATTCAAAAAAATGCAACAGACTTTTTAATCTACCAACAAAATGCACGTAAACAACAAGTAGGAGTTTGGCAAAAAACGTTTTCTTCTCCTGCTGAACAAGCTGAAATAGAAAAACGTCCTTATCAAGAACCTGCTTTTGAATTTAAGCCAGAATATAAAAATGCAGATATTAGAGTAGAAATTCTTTGGGCAAAAAAGGCTGACCCACGAGTTAAAATTACTCGTAGTGCTGAAGAAGCAAAATTCTTAGGCAGTCTTTACACAGATCCACAACTTAGTGAAGGTAAAACTCCATTATTAGTACAGTTAAGAAAAAATTTTGCTTTAGAATTAACAAAATATTTCCAAAAACAAAATGTTAACCTAACAATAGAAACTGTTGGTGATCTAGCAGAAACACTTAAATTTTTAGCTGATGGTATGGAACAAAGCGATGCAGATCAGTTTTGTGCATTACCAATCAACAAAGAATTATTTGCTGGTTTAGAATTTAAGGAAGTGATTTTTACTAACGGTAGTAATTTTTCTTATACTTATCTGGTTGAGCAATAG